A single Biomphalaria glabrata chromosome 2, xgBioGlab47.1, whole genome shotgun sequence DNA region contains:
- the LOC106060032 gene encoding uncharacterized protein LOC106060032 produces the protein MLIYAESCTLVMSRGVRDLRDLICVSRLTFNDSDEEGVYSDCDISLNKEISNLSLSDHSYANSPQDDSTLVSVTSPDSGFNTESPGLTHSKSSEACQKDLGFSKQILPSSRDQKNVKSQKKKRKKLSAPLSTSLHDLPKPTPLPPVPNLTISNVKNVDRSKSSDSTGQQSIKKNIRSNFDEILTFMDATIVASWLKRSNDAIQELTKYCSSGDNFVYFAQFWLLDFPDAQKKDIFSMEYDILLNEVALAFSVGRESKQVSRRDIIDLLGAVFKEYPMRLIGRHGPYIFLDYLDILTSERQDQYKKLLSDVRCSTSNRQYAQWLLATRCFALVNVWSSVINFYRNLTGHNSKSSKNFDTSLKGTFLQRMTESIQFGFIDVVTYLIESGHIKSTYSDSHGKSLLFTAVMCKQPAIVKYFLSLVNPTLDVNQTAETGNTPLHAAANIGDLQIVELLCRCDRINVNCVNYQCEQATPLHLAVMHGHTEIIECLLKHGADPLLKMGQTTAVQLAKDLGNSQIISLLESKL, from the exons ATGTTGATATATGCTGAGTCTTGTACACTAGTCATGAGCAGAGGTGTACGTGATTTACGAGACCTAATTTGTGTCTCCAGACTGACATTTAATGACAGCGATGAGGAGGGAGTTTATTCTGATTGTGATATTTCACTTAACAAAGAAATCAGCAATTTATCTTTGTCTGATCACTCTTACGCAAATAGCCCTCAGGATGACTCTACACTTGTCTCTGTGACTTCCCCTGACTCTGGTTTTAACACAGAATCTCCTGGCCTTACACATTCTAAGTCCTCTGAAGCTTGTCAGAAAGATTTGGGATTTTCAAAACAGATTTTGCCATCTTCTAGGGATCAGAAAAATGTAAagtcacaaaagaaaaaaaggaaaaaactaTCTGCTCCACTTTCAACAAGTCTGCACGATCTACCTAAGCCAACACCTCTCCCACCAGTGCCGAACTTAACAATATCAAATGTTAAGAATGTTGACCGGAGCAAATCTTCTGATTCCACTGGTCAACAATCCATCAAAAAGAACATTCGATCAAACTTTGATGAGATATTAACATTTATGGATGCCACTATTGTAGCCAGCTGGCTCAAGCGATCGAACGATGCCATTCAAGAGTTAACAAAGTATTGCAGCAGTGGAGataactttgtttattttgcaCAGTTTTGGCTATTAGATTTCCCTGATGCTCAAAAAAAGGACATATTTTCAATGGAATATGACATTTTGTTAAATGAGGTCGCCTTGGCTTTTTCTGTGGGTAGAGAGAGTAAACAGGTTTCTCGACGTGATATTATAGACTTGTTGGGAGCAGTTTTTAAAGAATATCCAATGAGATTAATAGGTAGGCATGGGCCTTACATATTTTTGGACTATTTAGATATTCTTACATCAGAAAGACAGGATCAGTACAAAAAGTTGCTCTCTGATGTCAGATGCTCAACATCTAATCGGCAGTATGCACAGTGGCTTTTAGCAACCAGATGCTTTGCTCTGGTCAATGTATGGTCCTCAGTCATTAATTTCTACAGAAATCTAACAGGCCACAATTCCAAGTCTAGTAAAAATTTTGATACATCTTTGAAAGGAACTTTTCTTCAAAGGATGACAGAGTCTATACA GTTTGGATTCATTGATGTAGTAACCTATTTAATTGAAAGTGGACATATCAAATCAACATATTCAGACTCTCATGGTAAATCTTTGTTGTTTACCGCTGTCATGTGTAAACAACCAGCCATTGTGAAATATTTTCTCTCATTG GTGAATCCAACACTGGATGTGAACCAAACAGCTGAAACTGGTAATACACCACTTCATGCTGCTGCGAATATTGGTGATCTCCAGATTGTGGAGTTACTTTGTCGATGTGATAGAATCAATGTGAATTGTGTCAACTATCAGTGTGAGCAAGCTACTCCTTTACACTTGGCTGTCATGCATG
- the LOC106060030 gene encoding uncharacterized protein LOC106060030, whose protein sequence is MVLRLMQLQKKGKFSVASFILILLIVCLLQTLGNLWSNDLLEDVHRPILSSREDTLHSFPSSHRQLFHVFDWQHFSLPERFKVVDLRTDRRLEWTPDTASYTCVKSKTSPSFTACLYPPEKDVFISRSLLTSGLWEPYITKAFSVALERFPQATVVDVGANIGYYSLLASAAGHRVVALEPQDENIKRFLAGVRAEPWQDNIVLLANALSDRHWNVSLSTNEDNQGGIHVLENCGHIWTKSGQNQCTVVTLTLDDLLYVITTKTAIIKIDIEGYECKALATASTFFSALQVPYIFMEWRQMTDKRLLPQTVCPAQDIDALSHFFSDRGYIPHEIRSGIKLNPYQSSAWKIGDVYWRAQDQELLVPSL, encoded by the exons GTAAATTTTCTGTGGCATCCTTCATATTAATACTTCTGATTGTTTGCCTGTTGCAAACCTTGGGCAACCTCTGGAGCAATGATCTGCTTGAGGACGTCCACAGGCCCATACTCTCTTCAAGGGAAGACACTCTGCACAGCTTCCCTTCCAGCCACAGACAACTCTTCCACGTTTTCGACTGGCAGCATTTCTCTCTCCCGGAGAGGTTCAAAGTCGTGGACCTTCGCACCGACCGAAGGCTTGAGTGGACCCCGGACACCGCCAGCTACACGTGCGTGAAGAGCAAGACTTCGCCTTCCTTTACCGCGTGCCTGTACCCTCCGGAGAAGGATGTGTTCATCTCCAGGTCCCTCCTCACCAGCGGCCTTTGGGAACCCTACATCACCAAGGCATTCTCTGTTGCGCTGGAAAGGTTCCCGCAAGCCACTGTCGTAGACGTCGGCGCAAACATAGGGTACTACAGCCTTCTGGCCTCAGCGGCTGGCCACAGGGTGGTCGCCCTGGAGCCACAGGACGAGAACATCAAACGGTTCCTAGCCGGAGTTCGCGCTGAGCCTTGGCAGGACAACATTGTGCTGCTGGCCAACGCCTTGTCTGACCGACATTGGAATGTTAGCCTATCTACCAATGAAGACAACCAAGGCGGGATACACGTCCTAGAGAACTGTGGCCACATATGGACAAAAAGTGGCCAAAATCAATGCACAGTGGTCACCTTAACATTGGATGATTTGTTGTATGTAATTACTACTAAAACTGCCATCATTAAAATTGATATAG AAGGCTATGAATGCAAAGCATTGGCCACAGCATCAACATTCTTCTCTGCTCTTCAAGTGCCTTATATTTTTATGGAGTGGAGACAGATGACAGACAAGAGACTCTTGCCTCAAACAGTTTGCCCAGCCCAGGACATTGATGCCCTAAGCCATTTCTTTTCAGACAGAGGATACATCCCCCATGAGATTCGATCAGGGATAAAGTTAAATCCCTATCAGTCCAGTGCCTGGAAAATTGGAGATGTTTACTGGCGAGCCCAAGACCAGGAATTGTTAGTTCCATCATTGTAA